One genomic window of Hymenobacter radiodurans includes the following:
- a CDS encoding ParA family protein gives MSTTKFISISAQKGGVGKTTVNILAASLFHFLGKEKVAVIDCDYPQHSLEGLREKELAQLQADPTKAADFQALGIQAYPIVGCQVLEALDVAKEMDGHFDLVFIDTPGTINVPGLLALWRQLDYVFMPLEADVLSVEATLPFAAALEVFAKGQPGSRLKQYYAFWNKHIKSERQEFYRRTEELFAQQQIPFLQSRLEHSVNYKKEAMRSTIFPLSREFMHLGISGLVQEMAQIIFADEASTPAKAIVSTEAVKAR, from the coding sequence ATGAGCACGACCAAGTTCATCTCGATCTCAGCCCAGAAGGGGGGCGTGGGCAAAACAACGGTCAACATCCTGGCCGCCTCCCTCTTTCACTTCTTGGGGAAGGAGAAAGTAGCCGTCATCGACTGCGACTATCCGCAGCATTCCCTGGAGGGGCTACGCGAGAAAGAGCTAGCCCAACTGCAGGCCGATCCAACGAAAGCTGCTGATTTTCAGGCCCTAGGTATTCAGGCCTACCCTATCGTGGGCTGTCAGGTACTTGAGGCCTTGGACGTGGCCAAAGAGATGGACGGACACTTCGACCTAGTGTTTATCGACACGCCAGGCACCATCAATGTCCCGGGCTTGCTGGCGCTGTGGCGGCAGCTGGACTACGTGTTCATGCCCCTGGAAGCGGACGTGTTGAGTGTCGAGGCTACCCTGCCTTTTGCCGCGGCCCTGGAGGTCTTCGCCAAAGGCCAGCCCGGCAGCCGGCTGAAGCAATACTATGCCTTCTGGAACAAGCATATCAAGAGCGAGCGGCAGGAATTCTACCGGCGCACGGAGGAGCTGTTTGCCCAGCAACAGATTCCCTTCCTGCAGAGTCGGTTAGAGCACAGCGTGAACTACAAGAAGGAGGCCATGCGCTCGACCATTTTTCCCTTATCTAGAGAGTTTATGCACCTGGGTATCAGTGGCCTGGTGCAGGAAATGGCGCAGATCATATTTGCCGACGAAGCATCGACTCCCGCGAAAGCCATCGTATCCACCGAGGCGGTCAAAGCCCGTTAA
- a CDS encoding DUF3408 domain-containing protein produces the protein MAAFKNAPDVNAFISSFARNRQPASPVVAAEADSSSESETAMQALPILEAATETAPVAPSLKVERTEEPERKGRKETAPAEQGGRADYAETFLYRGREKKNKAVYITEDAHRTLSAIIQASDNTPLADLLANIITHHFETFGPDIRAFLVEQEKKNKKRLLI, from the coding sequence ATGGCCGCCTTCAAGAATGCTCCCGACGTGAACGCCTTTATTAGCTCGTTTGCCCGCAACCGTCAACCCGCGTCCCCTGTGGTTGCCGCTGAAGCTGATTCCTCCTCTGAGTCCGAAACTGCTATGCAAGCACTACCCATCCTTGAAGCCGCTACTGAAACGGCTCCTGTCGCGCCTAGCCTGAAAGTAGAGCGCACGGAAGAGCCCGAACGAAAGGGAAGAAAAGAAACGGCCCCGGCGGAGCAAGGCGGCCGGGCTGACTACGCCGAAACCTTCCTCTATCGGGGGCGCGAGAAGAAGAATAAGGCAGTGTATATCACCGAGGATGCCCACCGTACCCTGAGCGCGATCATCCAGGCCAGCGATAATACCCCCCTGGCTGATTTGCTGGCCAATATCATCACCCACCACTTTGAAACCTTTGGTCCGGACATTCGCGCCTTCCTGGTCGAGCAGGAAAAGAAGAATAAGAAGCGCCTGCTGATCTAA
- a CDS encoding DUF4134 domain-containing protein has product MFTKPSLFHSRRSLLTKVQALGTALLVLATATRSLAQGNGAAGIQEATAQVTSYFEPATTLIYAIGAVVGLVGAVKVFSKWNSGDQDTQKVATSWFGSCIFLVVVATVLRAFFL; this is encoded by the coding sequence ATGTTTACCAAACCCTCCCTCTTTCATTCTCGCCGTTCCCTCCTCACGAAAGTCCAGGCGCTCGGTACCGCGCTGCTTGTCCTGGCCACCGCTACCCGTTCGCTCGCCCAGGGCAACGGGGCCGCCGGCATTCAGGAGGCCACGGCCCAGGTGACCAGCTACTTCGAGCCCGCCACGACCCTGATCTACGCCATCGGCGCCGTCGTGGGCCTGGTGGGCGCCGTCAAGGTGTTCAGCAAGTGGAACTCGGGCGACCAGGATACGCAGAAGGTAGCTACCTCCTGGTTCGGCAGCTGCATCTTCCTGGTAGTGGTGGCCACCGTACTCCGCGCCTTCTTCCTCTAG
- a CDS encoding DUF4133 domain-containing protein, with product MSHYPLNKGVNKPVEFQGLVGSRYIFLLLGGLGGVFLSFIVLHVAGINPYFLVFLALGAGFLWVTRVFALSAKFGEHGAMKQQAKGRQPKRLVNRSARLFRDLTR from the coding sequence ATGAGCCACTACCCGCTGAACAAGGGCGTCAACAAGCCCGTCGAATTCCAGGGGCTGGTGGGCAGCCGCTACATTTTTCTGCTACTTGGCGGGCTCGGCGGCGTGTTTCTAAGCTTTATCGTCCTGCACGTGGCCGGCATTAATCCCTACTTCTTGGTATTCTTAGCGCTTGGCGCGGGCTTTCTCTGGGTAACCCGGGTGTTCGCCCTCAGCGCCAAGTTCGGGGAGCACGGGGCCATGAAGCAGCAGGCCAAAGGGCGACAGCCCAAGCGCCTGGTCAACCGATCTGCTCGCCTGTTTAGAGACCTAACCCGATGA
- a CDS encoding TraG family conjugative transposon ATPase: MSQLLQSAATLEEKQPIYQVEQGCLISKNGDVTVAFRLELPEIYTLAQHDYEARHSAVVKAVRLLLNHTVLHKQDWFVEDKYTPSFEEERSLLSHAYERNFYERPFLHHSCYLFITKTASSRENWTSLSTLLSRPRIVPKEMMNEDLLSAFFNSVGQFVRVLSDAGIGFSQLTDEDLCGTEVKTGLLEKYLSLNLSDTAPMTDLDFTQGLKVGSKLCQCFSLGNLDDLPAALTTSARHGNLSTDYTNFFVGFTAPVGLSLNCNHIYNQYLFVDDPAKTLKSFEKKRDNLNALALYSRQNAINKEFYDRYLNEAHSEQKLPVRAHANVFAWTEREADVKELREQTGSAITQMGCKVRQNTVDIGALFWAGIPGNAGDFPSEETFYTFAEQACCLWSMETNYRDSSSPFGIKLSDRLTGKPVHVDISDEPRQKGIIANRNKFVLGGSGSGKSFFTNGMVRQYHEQGSHVLIVDTGNSYKGLCTLRKGVYFTYEEKQPISFNPFFVVGSPDVEKRLSLHNLLVMLWKRENEAVSQAEYVSISTALTHYYQHLAADSSIRASFNTFYEFLQGPFTAYLATEKVREQDFDMHNFLYVLKPYYRGGEYDYLLNSEKQLDLTRESFIVFEIDNIKDHPILFPVVTLVIMDTFLQKMRQLKGVRKMILIEEAWKAIATPAMAEYLKYLFKTVRKFQGEAVVVTQEVKDILDNPVVKDTIITQSDCMILLDLRKFMGRFNEIQEVLALSEKQKALVLSINQDRRPGVRYNEVYIGLGTTVATVYGVEVSAEEYVTYTTEEAEKKVLFDKIEVGMSIETAIQAYARELREAG, translated from the coding sequence ATGAGCCAACTACTACAATCAGCCGCGACACTGGAGGAAAAGCAGCCGATCTACCAGGTGGAACAGGGCTGCCTGATCAGCAAGAATGGCGACGTAACCGTCGCCTTCCGCCTGGAGCTGCCGGAAATCTACACCCTGGCCCAGCATGACTACGAGGCCCGGCATTCGGCAGTCGTAAAGGCGGTGCGCCTGCTGCTCAACCATACGGTGCTGCACAAGCAGGATTGGTTTGTGGAAGATAAGTATACGCCCTCCTTCGAGGAGGAGCGTTCCTTGCTCTCGCACGCCTATGAGCGGAACTTCTACGAGCGCCCCTTCCTGCATCACTCCTGCTACCTGTTTATCACAAAAACCGCCTCCAGCCGCGAGAACTGGACTAGTTTAAGCACGCTGCTTTCCCGTCCCAGGATCGTCCCCAAGGAGATGATGAATGAGGACCTACTGAGCGCCTTCTTCAACTCCGTCGGCCAATTCGTGCGCGTGCTCTCGGATGCTGGGATTGGGTTCAGCCAGCTGACGGATGAGGACCTATGCGGCACAGAAGTAAAGACGGGGCTACTGGAAAAGTACCTCTCGCTGAACCTAAGCGACACGGCCCCTATGACCGACCTGGATTTCACCCAGGGCCTGAAGGTGGGCAGCAAACTCTGCCAGTGCTTCTCGTTGGGCAACCTGGATGACTTGCCTGCGGCGCTGACAACCAGCGCCCGCCACGGTAACCTGAGCACGGACTACACGAACTTTTTTGTGGGCTTCACTGCCCCCGTCGGTCTTAGCCTCAACTGCAACCACATCTACAATCAGTACCTGTTTGTCGATGATCCGGCCAAGACGCTAAAGTCTTTCGAGAAGAAGCGCGACAACCTGAATGCCCTGGCGCTGTACTCGCGGCAGAATGCCATCAACAAGGAGTTCTACGACCGCTACTTGAATGAGGCACATTCCGAGCAGAAGCTGCCGGTGCGGGCCCACGCGAACGTGTTTGCCTGGACCGAACGCGAGGCGGACGTAAAGGAGCTCCGGGAGCAAACGGGGAGTGCCATTACGCAGATGGGCTGCAAAGTACGCCAGAACACGGTGGATATCGGAGCTTTGTTCTGGGCCGGCATTCCGGGCAACGCCGGCGACTTTCCCAGTGAGGAAACCTTCTATACCTTCGCCGAGCAGGCCTGCTGCCTGTGGAGCATGGAAACGAACTATCGCGACTCCTCTTCGCCCTTCGGCATCAAGCTCAGCGATCGCCTGACGGGCAAGCCCGTGCACGTAGACATCTCCGACGAGCCCCGCCAGAAAGGCATCATCGCCAACCGCAACAAGTTCGTGCTCGGTGGTTCGGGCTCGGGCAAGTCCTTCTTCACCAACGGGATGGTACGCCAGTACCACGAGCAAGGGTCGCACGTGCTGATTGTGGATACGGGCAACAGCTATAAGGGACTCTGTACGCTACGCAAAGGCGTGTACTTCACGTATGAGGAAAAGCAGCCCATCAGCTTCAACCCTTTTTTTGTCGTTGGTAGCCCGGACGTCGAGAAGCGCCTGAGTCTGCACAACCTGCTGGTGATGCTCTGGAAGCGGGAAAACGAAGCGGTTTCGCAGGCCGAGTACGTTTCTATTTCGACGGCGCTCACCCACTACTACCAGCATTTGGCGGCTGACTCCAGCATTCGGGCCAGCTTCAACACCTTCTACGAATTCCTGCAAGGGCCTTTCACAGCCTACCTGGCCACGGAGAAAGTGCGGGAGCAGGACTTCGATATGCACAATTTCCTCTACGTGCTCAAGCCCTACTATCGAGGCGGCGAGTACGACTACCTGCTCAACTCGGAAAAGCAGTTGGACCTCACGCGGGAAAGCTTCATTGTCTTTGAAATCGATAACATCAAGGATCATCCGATTCTGTTTCCGGTGGTGACGCTGGTCATCATGGATACCTTCCTGCAGAAGATGCGCCAGCTCAAGGGCGTGCGCAAGATGATCCTGATCGAGGAGGCCTGGAAAGCCATTGCCACCCCTGCGATGGCCGAGTACCTGAAGTACCTGTTCAAGACCGTACGCAAGTTTCAGGGCGAAGCTGTGGTCGTCACGCAGGAGGTGAAGGATATTCTGGATAATCCCGTGGTGAAGGATACCATTATCACCCAATCCGACTGCATGATCCTGCTGGATCTGCGCAAGTTCATGGGCCGCTTCAACGAAATTCAGGAAGTGTTAGCCCTGTCGGAAAAGCAAAAGGCGTTGGTGCTCAGTATCAACCAGGACCGGCGCCCGGGCGTGCGCTACAACGAGGTGTATATTGGCCTAGGCACCACCGTGGCCACGGTCTACGGGGTGGAAGTATCGGCGGAGGAGTACGTGACCTACACGACGGAGGAAGCCGAGAAGAAAGTTCTGTTCGACAAAATAGAGGTAGGTATGAGCATCGAAACGGCTATTCAGGCTTATGCTCGGGAGTTGCGCGAGGCCGGCTAA
- the traJ gene encoding conjugative transposon protein TraJ, giving the protein MHLLSLPLQVSLPVESLNQLLDNLYNEMLPLCSDLINVGRALGGLGALVFIASRVWRSMAEAEPIDVFPLLRPFAIGLVITFFPAMLGVLNGVLGGISGATSAVVRVQNQSIIQLQERKEALLAARPENAPYASDEAFEKELGAKDILDVGGKTALYFNRISYDVQKNFREWMRNGLELLHDSAALVINTIRTFFLIILSIIGPISFGFSIWPGFEGTLTNWFSRYINTFLWLPVANIFGAITAKIQVMMLNLDITQIQQGRDLEAADAGYMIFLVIAICGYLTVPSVANWIVAASGMERITRLATRGGSTAGSMAASVAGATSGAAVGGVVAVGRAMGTAPAGPSMSNPTGYKNTTA; this is encoded by the coding sequence ATGCATTTACTTTCCCTCCCGCTTCAGGTATCGCTTCCGGTTGAATCGCTCAACCAGCTGCTCGACAACCTCTACAATGAAATGCTGCCCCTGTGTTCGGACCTCATCAACGTGGGCCGGGCCCTGGGGGGCTTGGGCGCCCTGGTCTTTATCGCCAGCAGGGTGTGGCGCAGCATGGCGGAGGCCGAGCCCATCGACGTGTTTCCCTTGCTGCGGCCCTTCGCCATCGGCCTCGTGATTACCTTTTTCCCCGCGATGCTGGGTGTACTCAACGGCGTGCTGGGCGGTATTTCGGGGGCTACCAGCGCGGTCGTGCGGGTGCAAAACCAAAGCATTATTCAGTTGCAGGAGCGCAAAGAAGCCCTGCTGGCCGCGCGGCCGGAGAATGCACCGTATGCCTCCGATGAGGCGTTCGAGAAAGAGCTGGGAGCCAAAGATATCCTTGACGTCGGCGGCAAGACGGCGCTGTATTTTAATCGAATCTCCTACGATGTGCAGAAGAACTTCCGCGAGTGGATGCGCAATGGTTTAGAGCTCCTGCATGACTCGGCGGCGCTGGTGATCAATACCATCCGCACCTTCTTTCTGATTATCCTCTCCATCATTGGGCCCATCAGCTTCGGCTTTTCGATCTGGCCCGGCTTTGAGGGCACCTTAACCAACTGGTTTTCCCGCTACATCAACACCTTTCTGTGGCTGCCGGTGGCCAACATCTTCGGGGCCATCACGGCCAAGATCCAGGTGATGATGCTCAACCTCGACATTACCCAAATTCAACAAGGCCGTGATCTGGAAGCGGCGGATGCCGGCTACATGATCTTTTTGGTGATCGCCATCTGTGGCTACCTCACGGTGCCCTCGGTAGCCAACTGGATTGTCGCCGCTAGTGGCATGGAGAGAATTACCCGTCTGGCAACCCGAGGGGGCAGCACGGCGGGCAGCATGGCCGCGAGTGTCGCTGGCGCAACGAGTGGGGCCGCCGTCGGTGGGGTGGTTGCTGTGGGGCGGGCCATGGGCACGGCGCCGGCAGGGCCTTCCATGAGTAACCCGACTGGCTACAAGAACACGACTGCCTAA
- the traK gene encoding conjugative transposon protein TraK, whose product MFRSLKNIDSAYQQVKTLALLFMLLCFSVSAYAIYAARQTAREAQGRIYVLDQGTLLTAVSHNVKDNRPVEAKDHVKRFHELFFTLDPDPKAIEYNVKQALFLADASAQRAYDNLKENGYFNDLIQANISQDIRVDSVALNTAVYPYYARCYAQQRIIRASSVSTRRMVSECYLRDVSRSANNPHGFLMERWRAIENVDLRTERR is encoded by the coding sequence ATGTTCCGTTCCCTGAAGAATATTGATTCCGCCTACCAGCAGGTCAAGACCCTGGCCCTGCTGTTCATGCTGCTCTGCTTTTCCGTGTCCGCTTATGCTATCTACGCCGCCCGGCAGACGGCCCGCGAAGCCCAGGGCCGCATCTACGTGCTCGACCAGGGCACCCTGCTGACCGCCGTTTCCCACAACGTCAAAGACAACCGCCCGGTCGAGGCGAAGGATCACGTCAAGCGTTTCCATGAGCTCTTTTTCACCCTTGACCCCGACCCCAAGGCCATCGAGTACAACGTCAAGCAAGCCCTGTTCCTGGCCGACGCGAGCGCCCAGCGCGCCTATGATAACCTGAAGGAGAACGGCTACTTCAATGACCTGATTCAGGCCAACATCAGCCAGGATATTCGGGTCGATAGTGTCGCCCTTAATACCGCCGTCTACCCCTACTATGCCCGCTGCTACGCCCAGCAGCGCATCATCCGAGCCTCCTCGGTCAGCACCCGCCGCATGGTATCGGAATGCTACCTGCGGGACGTCTCGCGCTCGGCCAATAATCCGCACGGCTTTCTGATGGAGCGCTGGCGGGCAATAGAAAATGTTGATCTGCGCACCGAGCGCCGCTAG
- the traM gene encoding conjugative transposon protein TraM produces MATSPNLSPERIKQRRLLLFIPLPSFICLTALFYLSGGGQGVPTVTADTGANGLNLSLPAAGPSSLYEDKLAAAMAPTDSSYRQSLAFAPGEEAAGTPAPDGLNYAVQPGDPAQRYDPNNDPNVAAVHSRLQQLQQQTTPPPPATDRNYSRGAPATTYAPGPSSQDVQMDQSLRELAQLKREYEQRLQAMNTPATTAPAAKAAPAKAKPQPSVVAAAPVSVVNRLDNSQRPVTQGNSFHSLGGSSARSSTAAAVNTVPAVVHSDQVVVQGQTVKLRLLADVQLEGRVIPQNTVVYGVCNLSGQRLTIKVASIQAENSIVPVSLSAYDLDGGEGLSIPGSVERDAAQQGLAAGASSADLLTLSPSLGAQAAGIAIQTGKALTSRKLKQVKITLKANYKLLLH; encoded by the coding sequence ATGGCTACCTCCCCCAATCTTTCGCCGGAACGCATCAAGCAGCGCCGCTTGCTGCTTTTCATTCCCCTGCCCAGCTTTATTTGCTTGACCGCGCTCTTTTACCTGAGCGGTGGGGGCCAAGGCGTGCCTACCGTAACAGCTGATACGGGGGCGAATGGCCTCAACCTCTCCCTGCCGGCGGCCGGCCCCAGCAGCCTGTATGAGGATAAGCTCGCGGCCGCGATGGCGCCCACGGACAGCAGTTACCGCCAGAGTCTGGCCTTCGCGCCGGGAGAGGAAGCAGCTGGTACCCCTGCCCCCGATGGCCTGAACTACGCCGTGCAGCCGGGCGACCCCGCGCAACGCTACGACCCAAACAATGACCCCAACGTAGCGGCCGTGCACAGTCGCCTGCAGCAGCTGCAACAGCAGACCACCCCGCCACCGCCTGCTACCGACAGGAACTACAGCCGTGGGGCGCCGGCTACCACGTATGCGCCCGGCCCCAGTTCCCAGGATGTGCAGATGGACCAGAGCTTACGCGAGCTAGCGCAGCTCAAACGCGAATACGAGCAGCGCTTACAGGCGATGAACACCCCCGCCACAACGGCACCCGCCGCGAAGGCTGCTCCAGCCAAAGCCAAACCCCAGCCGTCCGTTGTAGCGGCCGCCCCGGTCTCGGTAGTAAACCGGCTGGATAATAGCCAGCGGCCCGTCACACAAGGTAATAGCTTCCATAGCCTGGGGGGCAGCAGTGCTCGCTCTAGCACAGCAGCGGCGGTGAATACCGTGCCCGCCGTCGTGCATTCGGACCAGGTAGTTGTGCAGGGGCAAACGGTGAAGCTGCGGCTGCTCGCGGATGTACAGTTGGAGGGGCGCGTGATTCCCCAAAACACCGTGGTGTATGGCGTGTGCAATCTTAGTGGCCAGCGCCTGACGATCAAGGTGGCCTCCATCCAGGCGGAAAATAGTATTGTCCCCGTGAGCCTGTCGGCCTATGATCTGGACGGCGGGGAAGGGCTGAGCATTCCTGGCTCAGTCGAACGAGACGCGGCGCAGCAAGGCCTGGCAGCTGGTGCCAGCAGTGCCGACCTGCTGACCCTGTCGCCCAGCTTAGGGGCGCAGGCCGCGGGCATTGCCATTCAAACGGGTAAAGCCCTGACCAGCCGGAAACTCAAACAGGTCAAGATTACGCTAAAAGCGAACTATAAACTGCTCCTGCATTAA
- the traN gene encoding conjugative transposon protein TraN, producing the protein MKKPLVALALFASLGSSTLTLAQLKPLTYLAIESEHLIASYHLGVGFQKTTHLIFPSAVTYVDLGSGSIIAEKAQGAENIVKVKANAAGFAQTNMTVLTSDGKLYSFLVDYEKDPKIINLNLAGVAIGGGASVVQASKAVPRKNTIEATAAEVSSKKRTLRRKVMAKDDMVLGLHGLYTVDDLFYFQLTMRNKSNIGYDIDFLKLTVRDKKLVKRTAIQESELTPRYVYNGQSTAIAGTKQLERVYVVPKFTIPDDKVLIMELFEKGGGRHLSLKITNQDILRARVLPASPATVATQ; encoded by the coding sequence ATGAAAAAGCCCCTTGTTGCCCTCGCCCTGTTCGCTTCTCTTGGCTCATCTACCCTCACGCTGGCCCAGCTAAAACCGCTCACCTATCTGGCCATCGAATCCGAGCACCTGATTGCCTCTTATCATTTAGGGGTAGGTTTTCAGAAAACGACGCACCTGATCTTCCCGTCGGCCGTCACCTACGTGGATCTGGGTAGTGGCAGCATCATTGCCGAAAAGGCCCAGGGCGCGGAGAACATCGTGAAGGTGAAAGCCAATGCGGCCGGTTTCGCCCAGACCAACATGACCGTGCTCACCTCGGATGGCAAGCTCTACTCTTTCCTGGTGGACTACGAGAAAGACCCCAAGATTATCAATCTCAACCTCGCCGGCGTTGCGATCGGAGGTGGGGCGTCAGTCGTGCAAGCCAGTAAAGCGGTGCCGCGCAAAAACACCATCGAAGCCACCGCGGCCGAAGTGAGCAGCAAAAAGCGCACGCTGCGCCGCAAGGTCATGGCGAAGGATGATATGGTGCTCGGCTTGCACGGCTTGTATACAGTCGATGATCTGTTCTACTTCCAGCTAACGATGCGCAATAAGTCGAACATCGGCTACGACATTGACTTCCTCAAATTAACGGTGCGCGATAAGAAGCTGGTTAAGCGCACGGCCATCCAGGAATCGGAGCTAACCCCGCGCTACGTCTATAATGGTCAGAGCACGGCTATTGCCGGCACGAAGCAGTTGGAGCGCGTGTACGTGGTACCGAAGTTCACGATTCCGGATGATAAAGTACTGATCATGGAGCTATTTGAGAAAGGAGGCGGGCGGCACTTGTCGCTCAAGATCACCAATCAGGATATTCTGCGGGCGCGGGTGCTCCCCGCTTCGCCGGCAACCGTGGCCACGCAATAG
- a CDS encoding ParA family protein — translation MAALTASSKVYVPAQPELFSFDGVNSLLELVAKIQDSYNPELEVGGIFLTKYAATYRKGLHHQFVKRMRDQFGALVMQATIRDNVAIPEAQVQRRSLHETAPHSNALVDYEALTQEILA, via the coding sequence GTGGCGGCCCTGACGGCCTCCTCAAAAGTGTATGTGCCGGCCCAGCCCGAGCTGTTTAGCTTCGATGGGGTGAATAGCTTGCTGGAGCTGGTCGCGAAAATTCAGGACAGCTACAACCCGGAGCTGGAAGTCGGGGGGATCTTTCTCACCAAGTATGCCGCCACCTACCGCAAGGGCCTCCACCACCAGTTCGTCAAGCGCATGCGGGACCAGTTTGGCGCCTTGGTCATGCAAGCCACCATCCGCGATAACGTGGCGATCCCCGAAGCGCAGGTGCAACGGCGGTCCCTGCACGAAACCGCGCCCCACTCGAATGCACTCGTGGATTATGAGGCCCTAACGCAGGAAATCCTGGCCTGA
- a CDS encoding ParA family protein, translating to MGHCMAQAGHRVLLVDADSQANLTRCLPAVAPTKNLTQVIDHKATLLDVMQPVGPNLWLVAADESLVVAEKGLGADLAYPLLFKKALKNLAAHIDYVLIDSPPAPIPP from the coding sequence GTGGGGCATTGCATGGCGCAGGCGGGCCATCGGGTGCTCCTGGTGGATGCCGACAGCCAAGCGAATCTGACGCGGTGCCTGCCCGCCGTGGCCCCCACTAAGAACCTAACGCAGGTCATCGACCACAAGGCCACGCTGCTCGACGTGATGCAGCCCGTGGGCCCCAACCTGTGGCTGGTGGCGGCGGATGAATCCTTGGTAGTGGCCGAGAAGGGGCTCGGCGCGGACCTGGCCTATCCACTGCTCTTCAAGAAAGCCCTCAAAAACCTGGCGGCGCATATCGATTACGTGCTGATCGATAGTCCCCCAGCCCCAATTCCCCCTTGA
- a CDS encoding replication initiation protein — translation MFALALGCIHQDQTELPGISIPLSRVMTQKKGGSVYETIRDACKSLMSKVVSIESQTGNKKRFTAYSIISYIDLNEGTGFLTGNFAPEIKPFLLQLAEQYTHVEIETLLTLKSAHAHRLYWLLKSWDDVGLWEVDFETLRKQVLGDDNDVTYTLFYDFKRYVLEPALRELHSLGWVVSYQPLKEGKKVKGVRFTIPGPLAQLGEDALSEPAARTTNRSRSADKQMSLALAAELPTLQQRIVTRLQKLKMTAAQIQHVLEFMGDDEARIARLMKATHPLLRDFEAGNKVFDNLGGVATNLLKTEFPGLYPVLK, via the coding sequence ATCTTCGCCCTGGCCCTGGGCTGCATTCACCAGGACCAGACCGAGCTGCCCGGCATCTCCATCCCCCTGAGCCGGGTGATGACCCAAAAAAAGGGGGGCAGCGTGTACGAGACCATCCGCGACGCCTGCAAAAGCCTCATGTCCAAGGTGGTCAGCATTGAGTCCCAGACCGGCAACAAAAAGCGTTTTACGGCCTACTCCATCATCAGCTACATTGACCTGAACGAGGGCACGGGCTTTTTGACGGGCAACTTCGCCCCCGAGATCAAGCCCTTTCTGCTGCAGCTGGCCGAGCAGTACACCCACGTGGAGATTGAAACCCTGCTCACGCTTAAGTCCGCCCACGCCCACCGCCTGTACTGGCTGCTCAAGTCCTGGGACGACGTGGGCCTGTGGGAGGTGGACTTCGAGACCCTGCGCAAGCAGGTGCTGGGCGATGACAACGACGTGACCTACACCCTGTTCTACGACTTTAAGCGCTACGTGCTCGAGCCCGCCCTGCGCGAGCTCCACTCCCTGGGCTGGGTCGTGAGCTACCAGCCCCTGAAGGAAGGCAAAAAAGTGAAGGGCGTGCGCTTCACCATTCCGGGCCCCTTGGCTCAGCTGGGGGAGGACGCGCTGTCGGAGCCCGCCGCGCGGACCACCAACCGATCCCGGTCCGCGGACAAGCAGATGAGCTTGGCCCTGGCCGCCGAGCTGCCCACCCTGCAGCAGCGCATCGTCACCCGCCTGCAGAAGCTGAAAATGACGGCCGCCCAGATTCAGCATGTGCTCGAGTTCATGGGCGACGACGAGGCCCGCATTGCCCGGCTGATGAAAGCCACGCACCCCCTGCTGCGCGACTTTGAGGCCGGCAACAAGGTCTTCGATAACCTGGGCGGGGTAGCCACCAACCTGCTCAAGACCGAGTTCCCGGGCTTGTATCCCGTGCTCAAATAA
- a CDS encoding DUF1016 N-terminal domain-containing protein encodes MGFYLTEYEQHGQDRANYGERILAELAKTLRTRGVTGLSLTNLKLCRQFYQTYPALLVAQAATLQAAGLAFPPIGQTLSDQSNLATDGPGVALPLLLTRLSFSYFIELLALTIPLQRTFYEVQSIKNYWSVRALQRAIDSALYERTGLSTDKAAVLAAYSGAQPLQVAYATLFSAGSSGREETYYSFYCRSLRSTRAIYCGQAGRAEPFFLRNQSTKNIRGCQSEYILAQIL; translated from the coding sequence GTGGGTTTCTACTTGACTGAGTACGAGCAGCACGGTCAGGACCGGGCAAACTATGGGGAACGCATACTGGCCGAATTGGCTAAGACCCTGCGCACGCGGGGCGTTACCGGCCTCTCGCTGACCAATCTCAAGCTCTGTCGCCAGTTTTACCAGACCTATCCCGCCCTGCTCGTGGCCCAAGCAGCCACCCTGCAAGCGGCCGGGTTGGCTTTCCCTCCTATTGGTCAGACACTGTCTGACCAATCTAATCTGGCTACGGACGGGCCCGGCGTAGCCCTGCCCCTGCTACTCACCCGTCTCAGCTTTTCCTACTTCATTGAGCTGCTGGCACTCACCATCCCGCTTCAGCGCACCTTCTACGAGGTGCAATCGATAAAAAACTACTGGTCGGTGCGCGCACTCCAGCGCGCCATTGATTCGGCCTTGTACGAGCGCACGGGCCTCTCCACCGACAAAGCCGCCGTCCTAGCTGCCTACTCGGGCGCCCAGCCCCTGCAGGTGGCCTATGCTACCCTCTTTTCCGCTGGTTCAAGCGGAAGAGAGGAAACCTACTATTCCTTCTATTGCAGAAGCCTGCGAAGTACGCGCGCTATCTACTGCGGCCAAGCTGGTCGGGCTGAGCCCTTTTTTCTACGGAATCAAAGCACAAAAAACATTCGCGGTTGCCAATCAGAGTACATTTTAGCACAAATACTATAA